The Lolium perenne isolate Kyuss_39 chromosome 6, Kyuss_2.0, whole genome shotgun sequence genome segment TGCGGCAACACCATAGAACTGCACCCAGGCATGCAAATTCTTAGACGACACACGAATTGCACACAGAAGAATTCCTGGAAAAATGAAAACACCAAGGGTATGTACGTGTCAGCACAAGATTAATTCAGAGGAGACCTCAAAACTCTTACAAAAAAATGTGTGTTAccctttaatatagtagttataaaGGAAAAGACGGAAGTGGTGGAAGGTGGGGAACAATCTTATTGGTCTAATTTTTTCCAAGTGTTGCCGAAAAGAAAAACAACCGAATGTGAAATAGACAGTCCCTTTTTTTTATAGCGAATTCATACTTTTGGAGAGCTTCGAGTCCATGAGTTTCAGTAAGCCTGATGCAGTTCATCAAGCTGAAAATGAAAGATATGGTTTTGTAGCGCACATCGTTTTTATTTCTTACATAGAACTGTGTAGATCGATGGTGTAGTGTCAAATAGCTACAGAACAGCCGGCGAGGGCACGGAAACGACCGGGTGGAGGTAAAGATCATTCTTCCTGCCCACTGTGATGCCCATCTTCTCCGTCATATCTAGCTCCCTTGGTGAGACCCCTGCAGGGAGCTCCCAGCGGAAGTGGTAGAGCAGCGAGGCAAGTGCGAGCTCTATGCCTGCCACCGCAAACGCCACTCCAGGACACATCCGTCGCCCCGCCCCAAATGGTAAGAACTCAAAGTCCGCGCCCTTGAAATCCACCGTGCCACTCTCAAACCGCTCCGGTTTGAACTCTTCAGGGTCGACCCAATACTTTGGGTCTCTGCAGATTGCCCACACATTCACGAACACGGTGGTGCCCTTGGGCACGTCGTACCCCATCACTTTGCAGGTCTCCCGGCACTCCCGCGGCAGGAGTAGTGGCACCACAGGGTGCAGCCTCAGGGTCTCCATGATGACCAGCTTCAGGTACTTCATGTTGGCTAGGTCATCTTCTGTCACCGTCGTTTTTCCTTGGAGACTATCACGCAGCTCGGTTTGTGCCTTCTGCATTGCTTCTGGATTCCTCATGAGCTCCGACATGGCCCACCGGAGCGCGTTCGCCGTTGTTTCACCCCTCGAGGCAAAAAGGTCCTGATATACCAACCATGGTGTAAGCTTATGAATTTGCATAATGTCAGGAAAATCTCATTACATGCAACATATATTGTACTCGAAATTCAGATTTTTTTTTCTGTACACAGTACGATATTGTCAGACATGTTTGTACTTAAAACCATACTAATATAAGTACTGCATGGAATTTATTTTGATTTTTTGAGACAAAAAAAAGTGTGTAGTTACTTACAAGAATAAAGGCCCTGATGATTCCAGTAGTCACCGGCACCTCGAGACTGCCTTCCTTCTGTATCCTCATCAGCACGTCCACAAGGTCCTCCTCGTCCACGGCGCCATCAGCCGCCGCAGCCCTCTTCTCCTCGTGCTGCCTGAAGACGCTGTCAACCAGCTCACCGTTCTTGCGGTGGTTAGCCTCCGCCCGGCGCGCGTTACCGCTGAGGAAGCTCGCGAGCCTCGACGACGGGAACAGGTCGCCGAGGTTAAACCCGGAGGTGATCTTCACCCCCTCGGCGAACACCTGCATGAACTCGTCACGCTTCTCGAAACGGTCGCCCATGATGCTCCGCATGGTCACGTCCATGATGGTCTCGGCGATCCGCTGGCCCACGTTCACCGCCTTGCCCGGCGTGgccgcggcgacggcggcgacgaggcGGCCGACCTCCTCCTCCCGTACGCGGCGGAACGACTGGACGCGGCGCGCGCTGAGCAGCTCCAGGATGCTTATCCTGCGGAGCTGCCGCCACAGGGGCCCGTACGGCGCGAACACGAGCCCCTCACCGTCGGCCAACAGGACGCGCATCGTGGGGCTCCAAGGCCGGGTCGCGAAGTTGACGTCGTGCGTCTTCATGAGCTCGCGGGCGGCGTCGGGGGACGACGCGACCACGACGGGGACCTCGCCGAGCCTGAGGGACATGAGCGGCGCGTCGAGCCGACGCGCGAGGTCCGCCATGGCGCGGTACGGCAGCGGGCTATGCAGTAGGTGGTGGAGGCTCCCAATGACCGGAAGCTGCCACGGCCCGGGTGGCAGCCTCACGGCATTGCTGCTGCTCCTGAGGCGCCTCCTCGCCTTCAGTATCAAGAGGAGAGGCAGGAAAAGAGCCAGGAAGATGCGCATGCTCGTGAGTTGCTCCATGAAGATGGCCATCCCGATTTCCTTAGGGATGGTGTGTCCTTTGGATAAATTTGGACATAGTctaaatagcgggagcaaatgatGAAGTGAACTCCATCTAAAAGCATCTATCGTTAGTGGAATCCATAGATGTGATCAGTGCAAACAAACAAAAGAACACTATCAAGCAATAATGGACTAACTAAGCGTCACCTGCCAATATGTTTTTCTTTTTCACAACTCCTATTTTATTAACCACTGGGGGCACCATCTCCACAACGTAGACATCCGTTCAAATTTAAACTAGGATGGCTGCATCAAGATGGTTTTTTCGATATGGTTTAATTTATGGGTGTGACTATTTCTCAATCCACTGAGAACAAATTTCGTTCTCAGTCAGATGAAGTCATCAACTCTCAGGTACAACTCATGGTGCAACACATAACTAGCACGGATCACAATGCAAATTAAATGGTGTAAAACTTAACTGAGCACGAACTTAATTCTCAGCAAGTTGAGAACTAGCAAATCCCTTATATGGGAGAAGCCTGTTAGCCGGGGTCACCCCAATCCAAAGGTAGAATAACAAATTACACTCTATGCGAAGATACCTTGGTGGGTGAGCACAACACATGATTGGGCAACTCAAACAAGAGAGACTCAGCCTATCATCGAGAATTGATGATCTAGAGATAATCGCTGAAGTAAGACCGCTGACAACGCAAGAAATTGATTTTGAAGGTAAAAAATGCAAAGTACCTGGTCTACTAGGcaaggaggaactcaaatggtgccAAATATTTAAGGCTCAGTTCCCGCCGGAAAGAGATTTGAATAAGAAATACTTTCATAGTATCGTCAATGGTAAACACGGGAAGAAACTCATTAattatcttgatcatgacgagggcacgattgaaggccatgagcaactaaAGTCGTATATTACATCTTATTACAAAGGATTGTATGGCGTCCCGGAGGTATCAGACGTGTCCTTAGATGAATCCAGGATTGATGATATCCCCCAAGCGTCTCCGGAAGAAAATGTTATTCTTGGAGCATCTCTAGTAGTAACCGAAAAAGTGGAAACCAAAAAGACTGTAATTCAATCTTCCGAAAACGTTAGTTTAGTTGATTTTGGCATTGACGCAGAATAGAAACCGTAAAATAGGAACTAAAAAAATGAAATTAAAATTCTCGCGGGAGAGTTCATCGATGAACACATATAGACGATAGTTGTTGCTTCGATTGAGCACCAAACTTTACATAATTCGAACTACGAACCTAAATTAACTAGTAACCACCGCCGCGCAGCCTAATTTTGACCAAAATTCGGCCCCGGTGGCCTCTACGCGCGGCGGTAGAGGTGGTGGCGGAGGAAGGCGAGGCAGCGGACGCGTCGAGCTCCTACTCCCCGTCGAGCTCGACAATCTCGAGCTTGACGCGGCAGACGCGTTCCTCTCGGCGCACAGCCTCGTACTCGCGGACCTAGCGGACAACGTCGGCCTCCTCCCGGCGCCAGCGTGCTCGCGCCTCCGCCTTGGACACGGCCGCCAACTGCGCGACGATGGCGTCCTCCTCCTGGTCATCATGGCCGTAGTCACCATgtcctcctcctccgacgagctgTCCTACACCGGAGGGCGAGGGTGGCGGCACGAACCGCTGGAGGATGACCCCTCGCCTTCGTTTGTGTACCGCGCGagcttccctgggggcgtgaGCCTCCAGTTCGTCCATTGGCGGGCGCTGCGCTTGCGCATGCCCTCCGACCGGACCCATTTGCGCCGCTCCGCCTCCGTGTGAAAAACGGGGGGCCATGGTGGCGAGTCCCCACCGCCAAACCACCGCCTCCCCTAGTGGAGCTTCCACAACTAGCCATGGGGAGGTCAACGTGCGACGATGCGGTGCTGGCGACGTGACAAtttctcgtcggaggaggtggagcgAGGCGGCGGAGCGGCGGCACCGGcgaaggggagtagggtttggaaaccgaactcccctccgtggCTCATCTTAATATGGGGCGGCCACCGAGTTTCTCGGGCCCCCGAACACTGTTTACGGACCAGGCCGCGAGTTCGGGCTCCATTCTGGACCGATTTTGGCCTGAACCCGTAAACTCGCAGGAATTTTTTTGGTTCCGGCGAGTTTTTCAGTAATTGTTAGAGTTGCTCTtacctccctttattttgaagacGAGTTAAGGAAGGATATTTTTCATATGGAGCACAATAAGGCGCTAGGCTCCAATGGTTTTTTGGTTGAGTTCCATCAGACCTTCTAGGACATAATTAAAGGAGATTTAGTGGAGATGTTTGCCCAACTTCATGCTAGGAAACTTGATATGTTCCGTATCAACTTTGGAGAGATTATCTTACAACCAAAATTTAATGATGCAGAACGGATTCAACAATATAAACCAATACGTCTTCTTAATGCTTGCTTTAAAATTTTCACCAAGGTACCTACTATTATACTAAATTCGGTTGTTGATCATGTGGTGCGTCCTACTCACACTGCTTTCATGCAAGGTCGATATATTCTAAATGGAGTCCTCACCTCGGATGAAACAAACCATGAGATACATCGCAAAAAGTTAAATGGGGTGATCCTCAAAATCGAATTTGAAAAGTCTATGATAAAGTCAAGTGGTCTTTTCTTCAACAAACCCTCAAAATGAAAGGATTTTTTAGTCGTGCGCTTTAATTAATAACTTTATTTTTGTGGAAGTGTTTCCATTAAAGTTTATGACGGTGTTGGTAGATACTTTCAGAAAAAAAGGGTTGAGGCAAAGAGATCCCCTATCTCCAATGTTATGTTACATTGTGGCAGACATGCTGGTTATTTCAACTGAACGTGCTAAAGttgatggccagattgaaggaTTCCCCATTTGATTGATGCAGGGTTGTCTATTCTTCAGTATGCCGATGacacaattctatttatggacCATGACTTGGAAAAAGCGAGAAACCTGAAGTTAATACTATCAGCTCGCGTTCTAGCGGTCATCGGGTCTTAAGATTAATTTctgtaaaagtgaattgttctgttttgcCGAGGCTGAAGACGATGCCAACCTATATGCCGAACTTTTCCAATGTGGGCTCAGAAATTTTCCAATTAACTATCTTGGCATTCGGATACATTATCAGAGGCTCGCTTTGGATGAATGGAAACTGGTTGAGGAAAGACTACAAACACGTCTTAGTAGCtgaaaaggaaaattactatcTCTGGTTGGAAGATTAGTCCTCATAAATTCAGTACTTACAAACCTGGTATTGTATAAGATTTTGTTTTTTCAGTTGCCCAAAGAAGTCTTGCATAGATTGGATGATTTTCGGTCTAGAGACTTTTGGCAAGGAGATACTGAGAAGAAGAAATACCGGTTGACCAAATGGAACATCGTTTACCatccaaaagatcaaggtggacttggtcTTTACGATCTAGAGGTTAAAAACAAGGTATTGCTAGGAAAATGGCCGGCCAGGTTGTTAactgagggtgctcctcggcaatgccctccgttaggggcttagggttgatggaatcctgcaagctgacacgagacatcggttcacagacaagcggggagagcgatttacccaggttcggggccctcgatgaggtaaaacccttacgtcctgcgtgtctgttcttgattatgatgaaaacatgttacaatggggtgccgaatagttcggctgtgatctcgtcgagatgctagttgctagggtaacctagttctaagcttctattggctaatattgctaagattgattgtgtccctcgatagcccctctcctggtctttatataggtggccaggtctcgagaggtctagtcgagtacgagtaggtttacagtagatctatctctaaacctTTCTTGTTTggcttcttccgtgtcttgtacttcaagtaatCTTTCGCCGCACCgttctagtggcccatcttgccatcgagtacctccatgggcctccagctggaccgcatagggtagagcaacattggttacccgaagggtaatgcccacgtcagtagcccccgagtgtctaggcgaacatagttcgggtagagactgaagcatgtcttcttccgaCGTCCTTCTCTTTGA includes the following:
- the LOC127309685 gene encoding zealexin A1 synthase; its protein translation is MAIFMEQLTSMRIFLALFLPLLLILKARRRLRSSSNAVRLPPGPWQLPVIGSLHHLLHSPLPYRAMADLARRLDAPLMSLRLGEVPVVVASSPDAARELMKTHDVNFATRPWSPTMRVLLADGEGLVFAPYGPLWRQLRRISILELLSARRVQSFRRVREEEVGRLVAAVAAATPGKAVNVGQRIAETIMDVTMRSIMGDRFEKRDEFMQVFAEGVKITSGFNLGDLFPSSRLASFLSGNARRAEANHRKNGELVDSVFRQHEEKRAAAADGAVDEEDLVDVLMRIQKEGSLEVPVTTGIIRAFILDLFASRGETTANALRWAMSELMRNPEAMQKAQTELRDSLQGKTTVTEDDLANMKYLKLVIMETLRLHPVVPLLLPRECRETCKVMGYDVPKGTTVFVNVWAICRDPKYWVDPEEFKPERFESGTVDFKGADFEFLPFGAGRRMCPGVAFAVAGIELALASLLYHFRWELPAGVSPRELDMTEKMGITVGRKNDLYLHPVVSVPSPAVL